From the genome of Arthrobacter russicus:
TCAAAATGTTCCAGTTGCTGGTCAAAATGGGCTACAAGGAAATCGAAGTCGGGTTCCCCTCCGCCTCGCAGACGGACTTCGATTTCGTCCGGCAGCTGATCGAGGGCGGCCACATCCCGGAGGACGTCACCATCCAGGTGCTGACGCAGGCCCGGGAACATTTGATCGAGCGGACCTATGAGTCGCTGGTCGGCGCCAAACAGGCGATCGTGCACCTCTACAATTCGACGTCGGTGCTGCAACGCCGGGTGGTCTTCAATGAGGACGAAGCCGGGGTGATGGCGATTGCGACGCAAGGCGCGCTGCTCTGCAAGAAGTACCAGGAGACGTTGACCGACACCAAGATCACCTACGAATACTCGCCGGAATCCTTCACCGGCACCGAACTGGAGTATGCGGTCCGGGTCTGCAATGCCGTGGCGGACATCTTCGAAGCCTCGGCGGACAACCAAGTGATCGTCAACTTGCCGGCCACTGTGGAAATGATCACGCCGAACGTGTATGCGGATTCGATCGAATGGATGAGCCGCAATCTGCATCCCCGGGAAGGCATCATCTTGTCCTTGCACCCGCACAATGACCGGGGGACCGGCGTGGCCGCGGCGGAACTGGGCTATCTGGCCGGCGCGGACCGGATCGAAGGCTGTCTGTTCGGCAATGGCGAACGGACCGGCAACGTCGACCTGGTCACCCTCGGCTTGAACATGTTCAGCCAGGGTGTGGACCCGATGATCGATTTCTCCGACATCGACGAAATCCGCCGGACCGTGGAGTACTGCAATCAGTTGCCGGTCCCGGAGCGGATGCCCTATGGTGGCGATCTGGTGTTCACCGCCTTTTCCGGCTCGCACCAGGACGCGATCAAGAAGGGACTGGAAGCACTCGAACGGGATGCCGCAGCAGCGGGGCAGGCGGTCTCCGACGCGGTCTGGGCAGTGCCCTACCTGCCGGTCGATCCGAAAGACCTGGGCCGCAGCTACGAGGCAGTGATCCGGGTCAATTCGCAGTCCGGCAAGGGCGGCGTGGCCTACTTGCTCAAGAGTGAGCACAGCCTCGATCTGCCTCGGCGCGCGCAGATCGAGTTCTCCGGCGTGATTCAGCGCCGGACCGATTCGGTGGGCGGCGAAGTCAGCGCGGAACAGCTCTGGGATGCCTTCACCGATGAGTATTTGCCGAGCCCGGCGGACAGCCCGAACGGACAATGGGGACGCTACGCGCTCGGTTCGATGAATGCGGACACCGCAGAAGACGGTACGACGACGCTGAGCACCGTGATGCGGATCGACGGCGTCGAGCAGCGCAGGACCGGGGTGGGCAATGGGCCGATCGCGGCACTGCTGCAGATCTTGCACGACGACGGCGTCGACCTGCGCGTGCTCGACTACACCGAACATGCGCTTTCCGAGGGTGGAAGCGCCAGCGCGGCATCGTACGTCGAATGCGCGGTCGGGGATCGGGTGCTGTGGGGCGTCGGGATTGACCCGAACACCACGGTGTCATCGCTCAAAGCCGTGGTTTCCGCGGTGAACCGGGCGATCCGGGATCATCGGCTGAGCTGATTCCAAGCCGTGGGACTCCGCCTGTCGGCTCGGTATTGCGGCTGCCGGGGTGAGAGAATGGACGGGTGTCCGGATCTTCCAGCTTCGCAGCGCGCACGTACCGCGATGACGCGGTGGTGCTCCGTACCCACAAACTGGGTGAAGCAGACCGGATCATCACGCTCTTGACCAGGGAGCACGGGCAAGTCCGTGCCGTGGCCAAAGGCGTCCGCCGTACCAGCAGCAAGTTCGGCGGCCGCCTGGAGCCGTTCATGGTCGCAGACCTGCAGCTGATTTCCGGGCGCACTTTGGACATCATCTCGCAAGCGGTGAGCAAGGGATCCTACGGGCAGCAAATCGCGGCGCACTACGACCGTTACACGGTCGCCACGGCGATGGCGGAGACCGCGGAGCGGCTGACGGATTCCGACCAGGAATCCGCGGGCGCCCAGTACCGGCTGTTGATCGGCGCCTTTTCCGCGTTGGCACGCGGCGAGCACGCAGCCGAATTGATTCTGGATTCGTATCTGCTCCGGGCGCTGTCCACTGCTGGTTGGGCGCCGAGCTTCACCGACTGCGCCAGGTGCGGCAACCCCGGGCCGCACAGCGCATTTTCGGCTGCGCTCGGCGGCGCGGTCTGCCATGATTGCCGGCCACCCGGATCGCCTTCGCCGGCAGCGCAGACCATGGTGCTGCTGGCCGCATTGCTGACCGGTGATTGGCCGGTGGCAGACGCGTCTGACCCGGCGAACCGCCGAGAGGCAGCGGGCTTGGTTGCGAGCTATGTGCAATGGCATCTGGAGCGCGTGGTGCGTTCCTTCCGACTGGTAGAAAGACTTTGATGGTTCGCCGTTCAAGCCGAGATCCGAACAAACCTCCAGTGGTGGCACCGTGGCAGCACCCTTCCGGGGACCCGATGCCGCAAATCCCGGCGGAACTGGTGCCGGAACACGTGGCGATCGTGATGGACGGGAATGGACGTTGGGCCAACCAACGCGGTTTGACCCGGATCGAAGGGCACCGTGCCGGCGAGCCGGCGTTGCTGGATGTGATGGCCGGTGCGATCGAAATCGGCGTCAAACATGTCTCGGTGTTCGCCTTCTCGACGGAGAATTGGCGCCGCTCGCCGGATGAAGTGCGGTTTTTGATGGGCTTCAATCGGGATGTGCTGCGCCGGCAACGCGACCAACTGGATGCCTGGGGAGTACGGGTGCGTTGGTCCGGCCGGAAACCCCGGTTGTGGGGATCGGTGATCAAGGAACTTGAGATCGCCCAGGAGCGTACCCGGGACAATGACGTGATCACCTTGAACATGTGCGTCAACTATGGCGGCCAGGCAGAAATCGCGGATGCGGTCAAAGCCATCGCGGCCGAGGTCGCGGCCGGCAAACTGAAGCCCGGTGCGATTTCGGAAAAGACCATTCAGAAGCATCTGTACCAACCGGATCTCCCACCGGTGGACTTGTTCCTGCGCTCCAGCGGGGAACAGCGGATCTCGAATTTCGTGCTTTGGCAGAGCGCTTATGCGGAATTCGTCTTCCTGGATACCCTCTGGCCGGATGTGGACCGACGCACCTTGTGGCAGGCGATCGACACCTACGCCAAACGGGACCGGCGCTACGGGGGAGCAGTCGATGCGGCCGCTCCGGACGGGCATCAGCCGTAGGCGCGCAACCACTCCTGCACGTCGGCATAAACCCGGGTGCGCACCGGTTTCGATGACAGGAAGGCGTCGTGCAGCGCTCCGGCGTAGCGGTTGACCATTACCCGGCGACCGATCTGCAAACCCAACCGCGCCATCTCCTGGACATCGATGACCGCGTCGACCGACATCATCTCCTGGCTCCAGTCGGCCTGGATCAGGGTGCGTTCCGAAAGCAGCATCAGGATCGGGACGTCGATCCGCAACCCCTTGGAAACCTGGGCGTGCCCGTTCAGCACGGCTTTGATCCAGCCGGCGCGGAACGGGAAGGAGTTCGCCGGCCGCCACACCGGGTCGAGGTCCCATTCGCCGTGTGCGGTTTTGCTCACCGACTGCCAGTAGGCCGTCATGTCCGGAAAGTGGAACACCCGGCGCGGGTCCGATCGGACGAACGGGTCGACCAGATGCGTGGCGATTTGCCGGACGAACCGGCTGCCCTGCAATTCGAGCCAGGGACCGTTGAGGATCAAGGAGCTGAGTATTCCGGGGTTGCGGTCCGCCCAAAGACAGGCGATCAGGCCGCCCAGGGAATGCGCCAGCAGATGGATCCGGTGGCCGGGACCCAGATCGGCTTCGATCGCGGCCAAAGCCGCGGCCAAGTCTGCGTCATAGACAGCCAAATCATCGGTGAAGCCTTCGGACTGCCCTGGCCGCAGGCTGCGCCCGTACTTGCGCAAGTCCAAGGCGTAGAACGCGACTCCGTGCGCGGTGAAGAACTCCGCAAGCTCGGTTTGGAAGAAATAGTCGGCCCAGCCGTGCAGATAGAGGACCACGTCCACGGCCGGATCCGGCTCACCGCCGTCTTTGCGCAAAAGCCGTTGCAGCCAGGACGGCGGTCCCTGCCGACGCTCCGCCCGGTGGCGCACCAAGGTGGCGACCAC
Proteins encoded in this window:
- a CDS encoding isoprenyl transferase, translated to MVRRSSRDPNKPPVVAPWQHPSGDPMPQIPAELVPEHVAIVMDGNGRWANQRGLTRIEGHRAGEPALLDVMAGAIEIGVKHVSVFAFSTENWRRSPDEVRFLMGFNRDVLRRQRDQLDAWGVRVRWSGRKPRLWGSVIKELEIAQERTRDNDVITLNMCVNYGGQAEIADAVKAIAAEVAAGKLKPGAISEKTIQKHLYQPDLPPVDLFLRSSGEQRISNFVLWQSAYAEFVFLDTLWPDVDRRTLWQAIDTYAKRDRRYGGAVDAAAPDGHQP
- the leuA gene encoding 2-isopropylmalate synthase → MRNAQKPSGMPVHRYLPFHEQITVELADRTWPDRRISKAPRWCAVDLRDGNQALIDPMSPARKLKMFQLLVKMGYKEIEVGFPSASQTDFDFVRQLIEGGHIPEDVTIQVLTQAREHLIERTYESLVGAKQAIVHLYNSTSVLQRRVVFNEDEAGVMAIATQGALLCKKYQETLTDTKITYEYSPESFTGTELEYAVRVCNAVADIFEASADNQVIVNLPATVEMITPNVYADSIEWMSRNLHPREGIILSLHPHNDRGTGVAAAELGYLAGADRIEGCLFGNGERTGNVDLVTLGLNMFSQGVDPMIDFSDIDEIRRTVEYCNQLPVPERMPYGGDLVFTAFSGSHQDAIKKGLEALERDAAAAGQAVSDAVWAVPYLPVDPKDLGRSYEAVIRVNSQSGKGGVAYLLKSEHSLDLPRRAQIEFSGVIQRRTDSVGGEVSAEQLWDAFTDEYLPSPADSPNGQWGRYALGSMNADTAEDGTTTLSTVMRIDGVEQRRTGVGNGPIAALLQILHDDGVDLRVLDYTEHALSEGGSASAASYVECAVGDRVLWGVGIDPNTTVSSLKAVVSAVNRAIRDHRLS
- a CDS encoding alpha/beta hydrolase gives rise to the protein MTTTATGQRLDWESDHLGPKFQKLTLELGQDDEGPVVATLVRHRAERRQGPPSWLQRLLRKDGGEPDPAVDVVLYLHGWADYFFQTELAEFFTAHGVAFYALDLRKYGRSLRPGQSEGFTDDLAVYDADLAAALAAIEADLGPGHRIHLLAHSLGGLIACLWADRNPGILSSLILNGPWLELQGSRFVRQIATHLVDPFVRSDPRRVFHFPDMTAYWQSVSKTAHGEWDLDPVWRPANSFPFRAGWIKAVLNGHAQVSKGLRIDVPILMLLSERTLIQADWSQEMMSVDAVIDVQEMARLGLQIGRRVMVNRYAGALHDAFLSSKPVRTRVYADVQEWLRAYG
- the recO gene encoding DNA repair protein RecO; this translates as MSGSSSFAARTYRDDAVVLRTHKLGEADRIITLLTREHGQVRAVAKGVRRTSSKFGGRLEPFMVADLQLISGRTLDIISQAVSKGSYGQQIAAHYDRYTVATAMAETAERLTDSDQESAGAQYRLLIGAFSALARGEHAAELILDSYLLRALSTAGWAPSFTDCARCGNPGPHSAFSAALGGAVCHDCRPPGSPSPAAQTMVLLAALLTGDWPVADASDPANRREAAGLVASYVQWHLERVVRSFRLVERL